From the Solanum pennellii chromosome 4, SPENNV200 genome, one window contains:
- the LOC107017622 gene encoding uncharacterized protein LOC107017622 isoform X2 has translation MDLPPYHHQHHRHHHLRYVQPPPNFSHNPNFFHHLPPPPPPPQQRPPPPPPPLSNLPPPPPQRHISHPPLPPSPSLPLHHKSQFSFPSRHSENPRYDYHQNRSPPRVSSNITLNQPPYQLPHPHPSSFHYNDHYHKPPPPPPPRFIVNDFTSSGSRENRASSVNDSQEPLRIRRDVNSKYDDDEMYRLERRRMEIDIKPSRDFRKSPGNYDVRVDRYEGERWEYGDNVDEVPVGSSSRRVSSLDNGNDYTDVRFSNRLRVDKEEIHRSPQKKQVQKKSALLRIQCGKANNRSRNQDHDLSSGAVRGKQKDVFERLERRVEEREGSQMELDVSFKSNALVAKAIMTPSSSAIDSDRSEAPRCKKIRKVNFSGSPTKRIGDDSGKGYGSANDSGCRPSSNQEFNCLADKITVSAVGSSSNCTLDSYKDSRHLADKITDSIDGRTINGTLNNNKESQLLPDEATVSVASSASNSTSLLSSTVTNDLTGTKESKESAENKVLNQGSNHVEKFRLPFFIIRKKKVPKKKVINPINVKLPSDEVVSKLEKPFKLSAVSKDESLEQSNSDGKKASPAKVLVSSSVDSEIYGVADYTSRSVQSVPSTMNFETCMIEVQNEPTSSDLDNTGHVGGQSEDELRVSEDGPIKESSESMACEERNGDAVLSSLDGREIHKDEVSSSTEDTYISADSGLGFSDGKKNAVAVIGSFGAGCVEPSSDSNVVPLLTNIEKGLRESFFNGNHSSSNSDETGRTEVVNDLQTADCLSNSDPRAGTFGCSFESCVDGLTLSPEMRHTKGSINSVVSVGDDVRIIVDDDCLPKVTRKRKIMDDKSVLPTTKMSKTEENVVSFLLGQGNNFSCFREDRASEEEDGTVSGYGTDSLKGDHSYGGPSEVKLSLQDCSKDDSESCSTKSAKKSEVSLPAKVKSAPCVTTYEEPSSRPITMPMINDVSVTELESLNTSTNVDDSPLARPSVNVLESSSIAKGVCQAEPFEHFSDDQQVVAHNSQLGAVGQETTTSIVSIETLKMADRVSDDKGSSVGIDQKLAPESHESCHYVLGRDDMPLLADNLSLFANKVSVKSMESVPDMSPLLSVSSEIVIEKALRVDENSITAYDNISSSVKTSSDAFEFDRSSDHKVGGNPVVNVNTVALSSQNTVKSSKNVSSQDWKPNLGANQQSPAGSRVLSVRPSSFITPRNVPVPKKPLTWHRTGNSSSSVVGRGSQMNSLPPQSQLSKDTAKVGSYIRKGNSLVRNPSPVGSLPKGYHAPSSSTYRLNSSGVNDLRRKCENRAEITGSPSCRGTPEVNAPSERPKTPTQSESFSCITLMSTSSPVVDHPGNGGIATNSDPMEVTDNILALKPSELPSTSSAVPECQIGLGGDSGSQNTLDEGSSRKKIVYVKQRSNQLVAASDKTQTSSDGYYKRRKNQLIRASDNNQMKQRVATTKNIVPFQRGLAKTSKLSKFSLVWKLGDTQSSRKYGGTVEYEKLWPFLFPWKRASYRRNFLSSSPSDNSSIIRRKLLLSKKRETIYTRSIHGLSLRRSKVLSVSGSSLKWSKSIEQRSKKAAEEAALAVAAVDKRKRGQYGSNADSMNGNNVSRKFYSVKLLPGERIFRIGCERYKMDPSGKTLHRISDEEPSVSVPEAKKSYVPKRLLIGNDEYVRVGNGNKLVRNPKRRVCILASEKVRWSLHTARIRLARKKQYCQFFTRFGKCNKDSGKCPYIHDPSKIAVCSKFLNGSCSDTNCKLTHEVIPERMQDCSYFLQGICSNENCPYRHVNVNPNASICEGFLRGYCADGNECQKKHTYVCPVFEATGNCPKGSNCKLHHPKNRRKGVKRKALSELKNGRGRYFGSPHIHITECITAGSEKPSVKGNNDIFLEGKFVDFISLDGSDEEELTIDQRSEEKPLCESGPAEMQLDDLDELIKPMRLINRNRSVGSSPYIDSPSDMTTSYVSE, from the exons ATGGATCTTCCTCCATATCACCACCAGCACCACCGTCACCATCACCTCAGGTACGTTCAACCTCCTCCAAACTTTTCCCATAACCCTAATTTCTTCCACCACCTTCCTCCGCCGCCGCCGCCGCCACAGCAACGgcctccaccaccaccaccaccactatCCAATCTCCCTCCACCACCACCTCAGCGTCACATCTCTCACCCCCCTCTTCCTCCTTCACCATCCCTTCCCTTGCACCACAAATCCCAGTTCTCCTTCCCTTCTCGTCATTCAGAAAACCCTCGATACGATTATCACCAAAATCGCTCTCCCCCTAGGGTTTCATCTAATATAACCCTAAATCAACCTCCGTACCAGCTCCCTCACCCCCATCCCTCAAGTTTTCATTATAACGACCATTACCATAAGCCCCCTCCTCCTCCTCCACCGAGGTTTATTGTGAATGATTTTACCTCAAGTGGGTCGAGAGAGAATCGTGCTAGCTCTGTAAACGACAGTCAAGAGcctcttaggattaggagagatGTGAATAGCaagtatgatgatgatgaaatgtACCGTCTTGAGAGGCGTAGAATGGAGATTGATATAAAACCATCGAGGGATTTTAGAAAGAGTCCGGGGAATTATGATGTGCGTGTTGATAGATATGAAGGTGAGAGATGGGAATATGGTGATAATGTTGATGAGGTTCCAGTTGGTTCTTCTTCTAGGCGAGTGTCTTCTTTGGATAATGGTAATGATTACACTGATGTTAGGTTTAGCAATAGGTTAAGAGTGGACAAGGAGGAAATTCATAGGTCTCCACAGAAGAAGCAAGTGCAGAAGAAGAGTGCATTGCTCAGGATTCAATGTGGGAAAGCTAACAACAGGAGTAGAAATCAGGACCATGACTTGAGTTCTGGTGCTGTAAGGGGAAAGCAGAAAGATGTGTTTGAGAGGTTGGAGAGAAGGGTTGAGGAAAGAGAGGGAAGCCAGATGGAGCTTGATGTTTCATTTAAATCTAATGCACTTGTGGCAAAGGCCATTATGACCCCGTCAAGCTCCGCCATTGACTCAGACAGAAGTGAAGCACCTAGATGTAAGAAGATTAGAAAAGTGAATTTCTCTGGTTCTCCAACAAAGAGAATAGGAGACGATTCGGGAAAGGGTTATGGTTCAGCAAATGATTCTGGTTGCCGACCGAGTTCTAACCAAGAGTTCAATTGTTTGGCAGATAAAATTACGGTTTCTGCAGTTGGAAGTTCATCTAATTGCACTTTGGATTCTTACAAGGATTCAAGACACTTGGCAGATAAAATTACAGATTCTATTGATGGACGCACAATTAATGGTACCTTGAATAACAACAAAGAGTCACAACTTTTGCCAGATGAAGCTACAGTTTCTGTTGCTAGTAGTGCATCTAACAGCACTTCATTGCTGAGTTCGACTGTGACAAATGATTTAACTGGAACCAAAGAAAGCAAGGAATCTGCAGAGAACAAGGTTTTGAATCAGGGTAGTAATCATGTTGAGAAGTTCAGACTACCTTTCTTCATAATTAGAAAGAAGAAAGTGCCTAAGAAGAAAGTCATAAACCCTATCAATGTGAAATTGCCTTCAGATGAAGTAGTTAGCAAACTAGAAAAACCTTTTAAACTGTCTGCTGTTAGTAAAGACGAGTCCTTAGAGCAGTCAAATTCTGATGGGAAGAAAGCTAGTCCAGCTAAAGTCTTGGTTTCTTCAAGCGTGGACTCTGAAATTTATGGCGTTGCTGATTATACCAGCAGATCAGTTCAGAGTGTCCCTTCCACGATGAATTTTGAGACATGTATGATTGAAGTACAAAACGAACCTACTAGTTCTGATTTGGATAATACTGGTCATGTTGGAGGGCAGTCTGAGGATGAGCTCCGAGTGTCTGAAGATGGTCCTATTAAAGAATCTTCTGAGTCCATGGCTTGTGAAGAAAGAAACGGCGATGCTGTCTTGTCAAGCCTAGATGGGAGAGAAATTCACAAAGATGAAGTATCTTCGTCAACTGAAGATACATATATCTCTGCTGATTCTGGGTTGGGGTTTTCTGATGGGAAGAAGAATGCAGTTGCTGTTATAGGATCCTTTGGAGCAGGTTGTGTGGAGCCATCCAGTGACTCCAACGTTGTACCTCTGCTGACTAATATTGAGAAAGGACTCCGAGAAAGTTTCTTTAATGGAAATCATAGCAGTTCTAATTCTGATGAGACTGGGAGAACTGAGGTTGTCAATGACTTGCAAACTGCAGATTGTTTAAGTAATAGTGATCCAAGGGCTGGTACTTTTGGCTGTAGTTTTGAATCATGTGTTGATGGACTCACATTGTCACCTGAGATGAGACATACTAAAGGATCTATCAATTCAGTGGTTTCTGTTGGAGATGATGTTAGGATTATTGTGGATGATGACTGTTTACCTAAGGTCACCAGGAAGAGGAAGATTATGGATGACAAGTCTGTTTTGCCCACTACGAAGATGAGTAAGACAGAGGAAAATGTGGTTAGTTTTTTGCTAGGCCAAGGTAATAATTTCAGTTGTTTTAGAGAAGATCGTGCCTCTGAAGAAGAGGATGGTACAGTTTCTGGTTATGGGACCGACTCACTAAAGGGGGATCACTCATATGGGGGGCCTTCAGAAGTGAAGCTGTCACTTCAGGATTGTTCTAAAGATGATTCCGAATCGTGTTCTACCAAGAGTGCCAAGAAAAGTGAAGTTTCTTTGCCAGCTAAGGTTAAATCTGCACCCTGTGTTACCACCTACGAGGAACCTTCTAGCAGGCCAATTACAATGCCTATGATCAATGATGTTTCCGTGACAGAGTTAGAATCTCTAAATACATCGACTAATGTAGATGATAGTCCACTAGCTCGTCCATCAGTCAATGTGCTTGAGAGCAGCAGTATTGCCAAGGGTGTATGTCAGGCTGAGCCATTTGAACACTTTTCAGATGATCAGCAAGTCGTTGCTCACAATTCTCAACTGGGAGCAGTGGGACAAGAAACTACAACTTCAATTGTATCCATTGAGACGCTAAAAATGGCTGATAGAGTAAGCGATGACAAAGGTTCCTCTGTTGGAATAGACCAAAAGTTGGCCCCAGAAAGTCACGAAAGCTGTCATTATGTGCTTGGTAGGGATGACATGCCTTTATTGGCAGATAATCTCTCTTTATTTGCGAACAAAGTAAGCGTCAAAAGCATGGAATCTGTGCCAGATATGTCACCGCTGCTGTCAGTATCCAGTGAAATTGTTATTGAAAAAGCCCTAAGAGTTGATGAAAATTCTATAACAGCTTATGACAATATTTCTTCTTCAGTGAAGACATCGTCAGATGCTTTTGAGTTTGATAGAAGTTCAGATCATAAAGTTGGTGGCAATCCTGTGGTTAACGTCAATACTGTGGCATTATCATCACAGAACACAGTAAAGTCCTCCAAGAATGTGAGTTCACAAGACTGGAAACCAAATCTAGGTGCAAACCAGCAAAGTCCTGCTGGCTCTAGGGTTTTATCTGTTCGCCCATCAAGTTTTATCACTCCAAGGAATGTGCCTGTTCCGAAGAAGCCACTGACATGGCATAGAACTGGTAATAGCTCTTCCTCTGTTGTTGGACGAGGTTCCCAAATGAACTCCCTACCTCCACAAAGCCAATTATCTAAGGACACTGCAAAAGTCGGCTCTTACATTCGCAAGGGTAACAGTCTTGTCAGAAATCCTTCTCCTGTTGGTTCCCTTCCCAAAGGATACCATGCTCCAAGTTCTTCAACTTACCGGTTGAACTCTTCTGGTGTGAATGACCTTAGGAGAAAATGTGAGAACAGGGCTGAGATAACTGGTTCACCTAGCTGCAGGGGAACTCCAGAAGTAAATGCTCCTTCAGAGAGACCCAAAACCCCGACACAGAGCGAATCATTTAGTTGCATTACATTGATGTCTACATCTTCACCAGTGGTAGATCATCCTGGAAATGGTGGTATTGCTACAAACTCAGATCCTATGGAAGTAACTGACAATATTTTGGCGCTGAAGCCTTCTGAGCTTCCTTCAACATCTTCTGCAGTTCCTGAATGTCAAATTGGTCTGGGAGGTGATTCTGGAAGCCAGAATACATTAGATGAAGGCAGTTCCAGAAAGAAAATAGTTTATGTGAAGCAAAGATCGAATCAGTTAGTTGCAGCTTCAGATAAGACCCAGACATCATCCGATGGCTACTATAAGAGGAGAAAGAATCAACTGATTCGTGCATCTGACAATAATCAGATGAAGCAAAGAGTTGCCACGACAAAAAATATAGTTCCTTTCCAAAGAG GTTTAGCCAAGACCTCTAAATTGTCAAAGTTCTCATTGGTCTGGAAATTAGGTGACACTCAATCATCAAGGAAATATGGCGGCACTGTAGAGTATGAGAAACTTTGGCCTTTCTTATTTCCATGGAAAAGAGCTAGCTATCGGAGGAATTTCCTCAGTTCCTCTCCAAGTGACAATTCCTCTATTATCAG ACGGAAGTTACTGCTCTCAAAAAAGCGGGAGACAATCTACACAAGGTCAATTCATGGACTCTCTTTACGAAGATCTAAGGTGTTAAGTGTCTCTGGCTCTAGTCTAAAGTGGTCAAAATCTATTGAGCAAAGGTCAAAGAAGGCTGCTGAG GAAGCTGCACTGGCAGTTGCTGCTGTTGACAAAAGGAAAAGGGGACAATATGGTTCTAATGCTGACTCAATGAATGGAAATAATGTTTCTCGTAAGTTTTATAGTGTAAAGCTGCTCCCAG GAGAAAGGATATTCCGCATTGGTTGTGAGCGGTATAAGATGGACCCCTCTGGGAAGACACTACACAGAATTTCAG ATGAGGAACCATCAGTGTCAGTTCCAGAGGCAAAAAAATCTTACGTCCCGAAAAGATTATTGATTGGGAACGATGA GTATGTACGGGTTGGCAATGGTAATAAGCTGGTTAGAAATCCAAAGAGACGAGTCTGCATCTTAGCAAGTGAGAAAGTACGCTGGAGTTTGCACACTGCTAGAATTCGGTTGGCAAGAAAGAAACAGTATTGCCAGTTTTTTACAAGGTTTGGCAAGTGTAACAAGGATAGTGGAAAATGTCCTTACATTCATGACCCATCTAAAATCGCCGTCTGCTCTAAATTTCTGAATGGTTCTTGCTCTGATACTAACTGTAAATTGACTCACGAG GTTATTCCCGAAAGAATGCAAGACTGCTCCTATTTTCTGCAAG GAATATGCTCAAATGAGAATTGTCCATATAGACATGTAAATGTGAATCCAAATGCTTCTATCTGTGAAGGTTTTCTCAGGGGTTATTGTGCTGATGGCAATGAg TGTCAGAAGAAACACACCTATGTCTGCCCCGTTTTTGAAGCAACTGGCAACTGTCCAAAAGGTTCAAACTGCAAGCTTCACCATCCGAAGAACAGAAGGAAGGGAGTGAAAAGGAAAGCTTTGAGCGAGTTAAAGAATGGTCGAGGTCGTTACTTTGGCTCTCCGCACATTCATATTACTGAGTGCATAACAGCTGGATCAGAGAAGCCTTCTGTCAAGGGGAATAATGACATATTCCTTGAAGGGAAGTTTGTCGATTTTATTAGCCTAGATGGTAGTGACGAAGAGGAACTGACTATTGATCAGAGAAGCGAGGAAAAGCCACTTTGCGAGAGTGGTCCAGCAGAGATGCAACTGGATGATCTCGATGAGCTTATTAAACCCATGCGTCTGATAAATAGGAATAGGTCTGTAGGTTCATCTCCCTATATAGATAGCCCAAGTGATATGACCACAAGCTATGTATCAGAGTAG